In the genome of Hydrogenophaga sp. PBL-H3, the window CGAGCGCCTGTGCGCACTGGTACTTCAGGTCGGCACTGTCGATGAACTGTTGCTGGATGCGTTGCAGAAGCATGGGGCGATCATAGCGGTGGGGTCTGTATCAAATTGCGCCGGAGGCGTCGAAGGCCGCGCGTAGCCAGTCGATGTGGCCACTGGTGCCGTCGATCAGCACAGCGTCGAATCGGCATGGGGGCTCTGACCCAAGCCGCAGCAAAAAGTGCCGCGCGGCAAACACGATGCGACGCTGCTTGAGCGGAGTGACACTGGCACCCGCACCGCCCTGGCGCTGGCTGGCGCGCTGGCGCACCTCGATGAAGACCAGCGTACCGTCGGGCTCACGCATAATCAAATCGATCTCGCCACCGCCCCGTCCCGGCGTCTTGAAGTTGCGCTGAACCAGCTTCAAACCCTGGCGCTGCAGGTGCTCAAGCGCAGCGTCTTCGGCCGCATCTCCCCGGGCCTTGGTGGTCGGTGCAGGCGCCATCGGCGCCCCGTCTTTCCTGGAACTCCACATTGTCTGCAAGCTCTCCATCCCTGTTGGCGGCCGCGCGCGAC includes:
- a CDS encoding YraN family protein translates to MAPAPTTKARGDAAEDAALEHLQRQGLKLVQRNFKTPGRGGGEIDLIMREPDGTLVFIEVRQRASQRQGGAGASVTPLKQRRIVFAARHFLLRLGSEPPCRFDAVLIDGTSGHIDWLRAAFDASGAI